A genomic region of Melanotaenia boesemani isolate fMelBoe1 chromosome 21, fMelBoe1.pri, whole genome shotgun sequence contains the following coding sequences:
- the tvp23b gene encoding Golgi apparatus membrane protein TVP23 homolog B → MLTGDANDEDVSLFDAEEDAGKRSKKTSVKHPVASFFHLFFRVSGVLVYLLCDIIGVSFIASMVTIILLLSCDFWTVKNITGRLMVGLRWWNQVDDDGRSHWVFESRKGTEKQVSDSDSRIFWLGLIICPILWLISSFSTLFSLKIKWMPVVIMGLVLQGANLYGYVKCKVGGKTSLKNVATNYFSRQFLKQALSKQEES, encoded by the exons ATGCTAACAGGG GATGCCAATGATGAAGATGTGTCTCTGTTTGATGCCGAGGAGGATGCAGGGAAAAGGTCAAAGAAGACAAGCGTTAA GCACCCGGTGGCGTCTTTCTTCCACCTCTTCTTCAGAGTCAGCGGCGTCCTCGTCTACCTGCTCTGTGACATTATTGGCGTTAGTTTCATCGCCTCCATGGTTACGATAATccttctgctgtcatgtgacttctGGACAGTAAAG AACATCACTGGCAGGCTGATGGTTGGGTTGCGGTGGTGGAACCAGGTGGATGATGACGGACGAAGCCACTGGGTGTTTGAGTCGAGGAAG GGCACTGAGAAGCAAGTGTCAGATTCGGATTCCCGAATCTTCTGGCTTGGACTGATCATCTGCCCGATCCTCTGGTTGATCTCTTCCTTCAGCACATTGTTTTcacttaaaattaaatggatg CCCGTGGTGATCATGGGTTTGGTGTTACAAGGAGCGAACCTCTACGGGTATGTGAAATGTAAAGTGGGAGGAAAGACCAGCTTAAAGAACGTGGCCACCAATTACTTCAGCCGACAGTTTCTCAAGCAG GCGCTGTCTAAGCAAGAGGAGTCGTAG
- the trim16 gene encoding tripartite motif-containing protein 16 isoform X2, translated as METGASAEESFVSLRRSGTLRSSSDSCRCLKELKEKQSEMVKTVTAAENAINKLQLNRVSIEHSVKDVRAVIESQFEELQAVVERAKREVTEILEGEKKQALKQAEGIRVHLEQRCSELKKTQAQMEKLSRNKNDVDFLQEYAEWKKEAPDNSLPGVSVGLMDHLNSFSRVIVDSTQDLCAMLVSSYTEKIKETCRNDKMGIKTTVKEMVAARHNESLPDPKTRVDFLKYASPLSFDPDTVHKFLRLTEENRKVTNTTPWQHPYPDLPERFENWRQVLAAESFYLGRHYFEVDINGEGTHVGLTYKSINRKGSESTSCITGNNFSWCLQWNGRTFSAWHSDVETPLNLEKFTRIGVYVDYTGGLLAFYGVDGTMMLIHEYQAEFLEPLYPAFWLSKKENVVFLVAPGESLPLKSPSPPTSPANGAIVLQK; from the exons ATGGAAACCGGAGCTTCAGCTGAGGAGTCATTCGTCTCTCTGCGGCGATCTGGGACCCTCAGGTCCAGCTCAGATTCCTGCAGATGCCTG AAAGAACTGAAGGAGAAGCAGAGTGAGATGGTGAAGACAGTGACGGCAGCCGAGAACGCCATCAACAAACTCCAGCTCAACAGAGTTTCTATTGAG CACTCTGTGAAGGATGTACGGGCGGTGATCGAGAGCCAGTTTGAGGAACTGCAGGCAGTGGTGGAGAGGGCCAAGCGGGAGGTGACGGAGATCCTGGAGGGTGAGAAGAAGCAGGCGCTGAAGCAGGCAGAGGGCATCCGGGTTCACCTGGAGCAGAGGTGCTCGGAGCTGAAGAAGACTCAGGCTCAGATGGAGAAGCTCTCCAGAAATAAGAATGATGTGGACTTCCTGCAG GAGTATGCAGAGTGGAAGAAAGAAGCCCCCGATAACTCCCTGCCTGGAGTCTCCGTCGGCCTGATGGACCACCTGAACTCCTTCAGCCGGGTGATTGTTGACTCCACGCAGGATCTCTGTGCCATGCTGGTGTCTTCATACACAGAGAAAATCAAAGAGACGTGCAGGAACG ataAAATGGGAATAAAGACAACAGTCAAAGAAATGGTGGCAGCCAGGCACAACGAGTCTTTACCTGATCCAAAGACGCGGGTGGATTTCCTCAAAt ATGCCTCTCCATTAAGTTTCGATCCAGACACGGTTCACAAGTTCCTCCGCCTGACCGAGGAGAACAGGAAGGTGACCAACACCACCCCCTGGCAGCATCCTTATCCCGACCTTCCTGAACGCTTCGAGAACTGGCGGCAAGTTCTGGCTGCAGAAAGTTTCTACCTGGGCCGGCACTACTTTGAGGTAGACATCAACGGCGAGGGCACGCACGTCGGTCTGACCTACAAGAGCATCAACCGCAAGGGCAGCGAGAGCACCAGCTGCATCACGGGGAACAACTTCTCCTGGTGCCTCCAGTGGAACGGACGCACCTTCTCCGCCTGGCACAGCGACGTGGAGACCCCGCTGAACTTAGAGAAGTTCACTCGTATCGGGGTTTATGTTGACTACACGGGAGGCCTGCTGGCTTTTTATGGGGTAGATGGCACCATGATGCTCATCCATGAGTACCAGGCGGAGTTCCTGGAGCCTCTGTATCCAGCTTTCTGGCTGTCCAAGAAGGAGAATGTCGTCTTCTTGGTGGCACCTGGAGAGTCTTTACCCCTGAAAAGCCCCTCTCCTCCCACTTCACCTGCAAACGGAGCCAttgttttacaaaaatga